A single Nostoc sp. PCC 7107 DNA region contains:
- a CDS encoding Tudor-knot domain-containing protein — MDKTIVQLVDELPSDNITVKVLKALDYVAPGQWDNLVGFDNTVRAITGETDANVIKKIRDRADSIYLDPQNGYQAAIKLYQIIDKADAAMGTAALANKVSEKISFLSFLGNITPKADVTQTIDLVLKIAIEIIAFCKINGIPQPNPQEFANILANNYQNASLMRMAALVCIDGILPLGPDFLMKIQEIIGGATANDAIMQNPVFQAVNSSLPGNSPADKVGFLSQAFNSVQGWMNNLVAKTGITPQSIANGLSSFVQIADDNLDFVAAFLDQTTNYFEHTGIQTVARSIILQAHTLVKTEIAEEAKKPQQQDTASASKSKSDTPTQYEVNSTVEVWDEEQEEWYKATIQKIKDDQFFINYVGYGSSADEWVGEDVIRIRALESSDDNGFAVGQKVKCWDEENEEWYSATIEEIRGQQYFVHYQGYDSSYDEWLDLAEIR; from the coding sequence ATGGATAAAACCATTGTTCAGTTGGTTGACGAGTTACCCAGCGATAATATTACTGTCAAAGTTTTAAAAGCCCTTGATTATGTAGCACCTGGGCAGTGGGATAATTTGGTGGGTTTTGATAATACAGTCCGTGCGATTACTGGTGAAACAGATGCTAACGTGATTAAAAAAATCCGCGATCGCGCCGATAGTATATATCTAGATCCACAAAATGGTTATCAAGCAGCCATCAAACTTTATCAAATCATCGACAAAGCCGATGCAGCAATGGGAACTGCGGCTTTAGCTAACAAAGTGAGCGAAAAAATCAGTTTTCTCTCTTTTTTAGGCAATATTACGCCCAAAGCCGATGTTACCCAAACAATTGACTTAGTTCTCAAAATTGCTATCGAAATCATCGCCTTCTGCAAAATCAACGGGATTCCCCAACCAAACCCCCAAGAATTTGCCAATATCCTAGCAAATAACTATCAAAACGCTTCCTTGATGCGGATGGCTGCGTTGGTTTGTATAGATGGCATTTTACCTTTAGGCCCCGACTTTCTGATGAAAATTCAGGAAATTATTGGCGGTGCTACTGCTAATGATGCGATTATGCAAAATCCTGTATTCCAAGCTGTCAATAGTTCTTTACCTGGTAATAGTCCTGCTGATAAAGTTGGTTTTCTTTCCCAAGCTTTTAACTCTGTCCAAGGTTGGATGAATAACTTAGTCGCCAAGACAGGTATCACACCACAGTCAATTGCTAATGGGTTGAGTAGTTTTGTACAAATTGCTGACGACAATTTAGATTTTGTCGCCGCATTCTTAGATCAAACTACAAATTATTTTGAGCATACAGGTATTCAAACTGTCGCCCGCAGCATAATTTTACAAGCTCATACTTTAGTTAAAACAGAAATTGCTGAAGAAGCCAAAAAGCCACAACAACAAGATACTGCATCTGCAAGCAAGTCTAAGTCAGATACTCCTACTCAGTATGAAGTGAATAGCACAGTAGAAGTTTGGGACGAAGAACAAGAAGAATGGTATAAAGCCACAATTCAGAAAATCAAAGATGACCAATTCTTTATTAATTATGTTGGCTATGGTTCATCTGCTGATGAGTGGGTTGGTGAGGATGTGATTAGGATTCGCGCCCTGGAATCATCTGATGATAATGGATTTGCCGTAGGTCAAAAAGTAAAATGCTGGGATGAAGAAAACGAAGAATGGTATAGTGCAACGATTGAAGAAATTCGCGGTCAGCAATACTTTGTGCATTACCAGGGATATGATTCATCTTATGATGAGTGGCTTGATTTAGCAGAGATTCGTTAA
- a CDS encoding cupin domain-containing protein — MKTLQQLLAPYPIDQFLTEFWTKKAIHIPAEHDQKLQNIFTWKSLNDLLNYHKLKEPDLRFSMNGKSLSETRNRQEWSDRLRQGATLIINGVHHRVATVAELAANLRHDIGYETHVNLYCSPAKQQGFDCHYDTHDVLILQIDGEKQWFVYQETVQYPTAHIPSSKQQQPQEPPYLECVLKAGDLLYIPRGHWHYAVACEQPSLHLTIGIECQTGLDWLNWLMKDLRENVCWRESLPAIANGNTNVIEQQLNTLRQHLIETLHQPDIFQRYIETLNYQHQPSLLVNLPTQIGTNIFPDLFMTRFSWSPLHRIRIQQIDKSQYQVRVGAKQIDIKGIPENLVENLFNSDEFSLFNIVDWSPDLDLEGDVIPLITRLVSEGILLVKSD, encoded by the coding sequence ATGAAGACATTGCAGCAGCTACTAGCACCCTATCCAATAGATCAGTTTTTGACAGAGTTCTGGACGAAAAAAGCAATTCATATTCCAGCAGAGCATGATCAGAAGTTGCAAAATATTTTTACATGGAAAAGTCTAAATGATCTGCTGAACTATCACAAACTCAAAGAACCAGATTTACGATTCTCAATGAATGGTAAATCCTTATCTGAGACACGTAATCGGCAAGAGTGGAGCGATCGCCTGCGTCAAGGCGCTACACTGATCATCAACGGGGTACATCATCGGGTTGCGACGGTAGCTGAACTTGCAGCAAATCTTCGACATGATATTGGCTATGAAACCCACGTTAATTTATATTGTTCACCAGCCAAACAACAAGGCTTTGATTGTCACTACGATACTCACGATGTCCTAATTCTGCAAATCGATGGTGAAAAGCAATGGTTTGTTTACCAAGAAACGGTACAATACCCCACTGCACATATACCATCATCAAAACAACAGCAACCACAAGAACCACCTTATCTAGAATGTGTACTGAAAGCGGGAGATTTGCTATATATCCCGCGAGGACATTGGCATTATGCTGTAGCTTGCGAACAGCCATCTCTTCATCTCACAATTGGAATTGAATGTCAGACAGGGCTGGACTGGCTGAATTGGCTGATGAAAGATTTACGAGAAAATGTCTGTTGGCGCGAAAGCTTACCAGCGATCGCAAATGGTAATACAAATGTGATAGAACAGCAGCTAAATACATTGCGTCAGCATCTGATTGAGACTCTACATCAGCCTGACATTTTCCAAAGATACATAGAAACTCTTAATTATCAACATCAGCCATCGCTTTTAGTTAATCTACCTACTCAAATCGGAACTAATATTTTTCCTGATTTATTTATGACTCGGTTTAGCTGGTCTCCACTACACCGCATTCGGATTCAGCAAATTGATAAATCCCAATATCAAGTGCGGGTTGGTGCAAAACAAATTGACATCAAAGGTATTCCAGAAAACCTAGTAGAAAATTTATTTAACAGTGATGAATTTAGCTTATTTAATATTGTTGATTGGTCGCCAGATTTAGATTTAGAAGGTGATGTTATCCCACTAATTACGCGCTTAGTATCTGAAGGAATTTTGTTAGTTAAATCTGATTAA
- a CDS encoding VWA domain-containing protein, whose product MMSDRDYTLILDKSGSMSTPDQVGGRSRWEIAQESTLALARKCEQFDPDGITVYVFSGKFRRYDDVTSAKVSQIFLENDPAGTTNLAGVLHDATNNYFQRKAAGKTKANGETILVITDGEPDDRKAVFEVIIQATRQMERDEELGISIIQVGSDAQATKFLKALDDQLQGVGAKFDICDTITLEDLEDMSLADVLMNAITD is encoded by the coding sequence ATGATGAGCGATCGCGACTATACATTAATCCTGGACAAAAGCGGGAGTATGTCTACACCTGACCAGGTAGGTGGTAGAAGTAGATGGGAGATAGCCCAAGAATCTACTCTCGCTTTAGCCAGAAAATGCGAACAATTTGACCCAGATGGCATTACAGTTTATGTCTTTTCTGGCAAATTTAGACGTTACGATGATGTGACCTCAGCTAAAGTTTCGCAAATCTTCCTAGAAAATGACCCAGCCGGTACTACCAACTTAGCTGGTGTCCTTCATGATGCAACTAATAATTATTTTCAACGCAAAGCCGCAGGTAAGACCAAAGCCAATGGTGAAACTATATTAGTAATTACCGATGGTGAACCAGATGATCGCAAAGCTGTTTTTGAAGTGATTATCCAAGCAACTCGTCAAATGGAACGGGATGAAGAATTAGGAATATCTATCATTCAAGTGGGTTCAGATGCACAAGCCACTAAGTTTCTCAAAGCTTTAGACGATCAATTGCAAGGTGTAGGCGCTAAATTTGATATCTGCGATACCATTACTTTAGAAGATTTAGAAGATATGAGTCTTGCAGATGTGTTGATGAATGCAATTACAGATTGA
- a CDS encoding VWA domain-containing protein, which yields MLDSRDYTLIIDKSGSMATPDQKGGRSRWVAAQESTLALASKCEQFDPDGITVYVFSGRFKRYENVTTSKVTQIFQENDPSGTTDLAAVLKHATDDYFQRKSSGQTKSNGETILVVTDGEPDDRKAVMRVIIEASRRMDKDEELGISFIQVGSDQQATRFLKVLDDELQSAGAKFDICDTITMEDMEDLSLSEVLLNAIND from the coding sequence ATGCTAGACAGCCGAGATTATACTTTAATTATTGATAAAAGTGGCAGCATGGCAACCCCAGACCAAAAAGGCGGCAGAAGCCGCTGGGTTGCCGCCCAAGAATCTACTTTGGCTTTAGCTAGTAAGTGTGAACAATTTGATCCCGATGGGATAACTGTTTATGTGTTTTCGGGAAGATTTAAGCGATATGAAAATGTCACGACTAGTAAAGTTACCCAAATTTTCCAAGAAAATGATCCATCTGGAACTACAGACTTAGCTGCTGTCTTAAAACACGCCACAGATGATTATTTTCAACGTAAGTCTTCTGGTCAAACAAAGTCAAATGGAGAAACAATTTTAGTAGTAACTGATGGTGAACCAGATGACCGCAAAGCAGTTATGCGAGTAATTATTGAAGCTTCTCGGCGGATGGACAAAGACGAAGAACTAGGAATTTCCTTTATTCAAGTTGGTTCAGATCAACAAGCCACGCGCTTTCTCAAAGTATTAGATGATGAACTGCAAAGCGCTGGGGCAAAATTTGATATCTGTGACACCATTACAATGGAAGATATGGAAGATTTAAGTTTGTCCGAAGTTCTACTCAACGCTATTAACGATTAA
- a CDS encoding helix-turn-helix domain-containing protein — MKAEAESDRRLTCEVENTLKVIGGRWKVLIIRELITDVKRFGELQRALPGITQKMLTQQLREMEEDGIVHRQVYAQIPPKVEYSLTTLGESLKPILYAMHNWAVEHLPQNSGVRIQESE; from the coding sequence ATGAAAGCAGAAGCAGAAAGCGATCGCAGGCTAACATGTGAAGTAGAAAATACCTTGAAAGTAATTGGCGGACGCTGGAAAGTTTTAATTATTAGGGAATTAATCACTGATGTAAAACGCTTTGGTGAATTGCAACGAGCTTTACCTGGAATTACTCAAAAGATGTTAACTCAGCAACTTAGAGAAATGGAAGAAGATGGGATAGTACATCGACAAGTTTATGCACAAATACCTCCCAAGGTAGAATATTCACTCACAACCTTGGGCGAAAGTCTGAAACCTATTCTCTATGCTATGCACAATTGGGCGGTTGAGCATTTACCCCAGAATTCAGGAGTCAGAATTCAAGAGTCAGAATAA
- a CDS encoding RNA-binding protein, producing MSVRLYIGNLPKEEIDRQDLQAVFAAEGDAVTTKLIKDRKTGKCRGFGFLTVNNDEQADQIIEKYNGQMFKDTPIKLEKALPRTKGDEGEEQAPKAAVHSTPTPSSNKESNRRDKGSKKSKRSSGGRESSTSTDSDAIRPDPRWASELEKLKQMLAAQTTN from the coding sequence ATGTCCGTTCGCCTATATATAGGCAATTTGCCAAAAGAAGAAATAGATCGTCAAGATCTGCAAGCAGTTTTTGCGGCAGAAGGCGATGCTGTTACCACAAAACTAATTAAAGACCGAAAAACTGGTAAGTGTCGTGGTTTTGGGTTCTTGACCGTCAACAATGACGAACAAGCTGATCAAATTATTGAAAAATATAATGGTCAGATGTTCAAAGATACCCCAATTAAGCTAGAAAAAGCATTGCCCCGCACCAAGGGTGATGAAGGCGAAGAGCAAGCGCCTAAAGCTGCTGTACATAGCACTCCTACTCCTAGCAGTAATAAAGAAAGCAATCGTCGTGACAAAGGCTCTAAAAAGTCTAAACGCAGTAGTGGTGGGCGCGAAAGTAGCACATCAACTGACTCAGATGCAATTCGTCCAGATCCCCGTTGGGCATCGGAACTAGAAAAGCTCAAGCAGATGTTAGCAGCACAAACCACAAATTAA
- a CDS encoding M48 family metallopeptidase, whose translation MPSYSESSLEAGLTALKQGDYQTAIAQLEPVASSKGNSTTSLQARVGLVMAYARTGEARKAIALCQTLRDSQNPQVQEWAERALTHLTKRKKTKKVSPQTSKETTNSGNSSTVVSGRIQQSLLEKPTQPSHYQNSFIETPVASQNRVTESDEYTPTQRLNIYWRQAKRAKVWQPLRKPKLLLLRLQALFTIVALFWVMEFLLKVVMVSVNVILDKLPYLAPLPFFYRDPKLVVIGILFSAIALSPWLLDWLLTRFCSQQPLSKDILHSRSRETARVLQRYCQQKRWQLPHLRILPINTPIALTYGNLPRNARIVVSQGLLNQLADDEIATIYATQLGHIAHGDYLVMSLVLLLTLPIYRLYQQISQWGNNISPGFGQWPFNIFSSLTYGIWCLFTGTALWLSRSRHYYSDRLAAEITGNPNALIRAFLKIAIGIAHDIQQVQHTNCQLECLNLLMPISYQQSLSLGSIAGHIPFESALMWDHINPYRHWMAINNSHPLIGQRIQWLCQIARHWHIETELHLANEQFIKTTRQSFLLQIAPFLGIPIGFGFAGLIWLSWQTAFSLKFLNLKWIYEDWNFVSGCLLIGFSIGLVIRMNAFFPNLKTANYQANENLPNLLANPSAIPIDSTSVCLVGQLLGRSGTANSVAQDFILKSSTGLVKLHHVPWLCLGQKVHLPDLIGRQVTVIGWFRRGATPWIDIQSVQTQTGATLYSPHPIWSTILAIAAQAWGAYIFLLG comes from the coding sequence ATGCCTTCATATTCTGAATCATCTTTGGAGGCTGGTTTAACTGCCCTCAAGCAGGGAGATTATCAAACAGCGATCGCTCAACTAGAGCCTGTTGCTAGTAGTAAAGGCAATAGTACTACTAGCTTACAAGCTCGTGTTGGGTTAGTTATGGCCTATGCCCGTACTGGCGAAGCCCGCAAGGCGATCGCCCTGTGTCAAACTCTCAGAGATAGCCAAAATCCCCAAGTTCAAGAGTGGGCAGAACGCGCTTTAACACATTTAACAAAACGTAAAAAAACAAAAAAAGTATCTCCACAAACATCAAAAGAAACTACAAATTCTGGCAACTCATCGACTGTGGTATCAGGACGCATACAACAGTCTTTGCTAGAAAAACCGACACAGCCAAGTCATTATCAAAATAGTTTCATAGAAACGCCTGTAGCATCACAAAATCGGGTTACAGAGTCAGATGAATATACACCAACTCAACGGCTAAATATTTACTGGCGACAAGCAAAACGCGCCAAGGTATGGCAACCTTTACGTAAACCGAAATTACTGCTCTTGCGTTTACAGGCACTCTTCACCATCGTTGCTTTGTTTTGGGTGATGGAGTTTCTCTTGAAGGTCGTAATGGTATCGGTGAATGTAATTTTAGACAAGTTACCCTATTTGGCACCATTGCCGTTTTTCTACCGCGACCCCAAGCTGGTGGTAATAGGAATTTTGTTTAGTGCGATCGCCCTTTCCCCTTGGCTATTGGATTGGTTACTAACTCGGTTTTGTAGTCAGCAACCCCTATCAAAAGATATCTTGCACAGCCGCAGCAGAGAAACAGCCAGAGTCCTCCAGCGATACTGTCAGCAAAAACGCTGGCAATTACCTCATCTGCGAATTTTACCCATCAATACACCCATAGCTTTAACCTACGGCAATTTGCCCCGCAATGCGCGGATTGTCGTCAGTCAAGGGCTATTAAATCAACTGGCAGATGATGAAATTGCGACTATCTATGCTACACAGTTGGGACATATTGCCCACGGTGATTATTTAGTTATGTCCTTGGTATTACTGCTGACTTTGCCTATTTATCGTTTATATCAGCAAATTTCTCAGTGGGGAAACAATATCTCGCCTGGTTTTGGGCAGTGGCCGTTTAATATATTCTCTAGTCTGACTTATGGAATTTGGTGTTTATTTACGGGGACAGCTTTATGGTTATCGCGATCGCGGCATTATTATAGCGATCGCCTAGCTGCCGAAATCACTGGTAATCCTAACGCTTTAATTCGGGCTTTCTTGAAAATTGCGATCGGCATTGCCCATGATATTCAACAAGTACAACATACCAATTGTCAGCTAGAATGTCTAAATCTCCTCATGCCCATCAGCTATCAACAAAGCCTATCTTTGGGTAGTATTGCTGGTCATATTCCCTTTGAGTCAGCCTTGATGTGGGATCACATCAATCCCTATCGTCACTGGATGGCAATTAATAATAGCCATCCGTTAATCGGTCAGCGTATCCAATGGCTGTGTCAAATAGCCCGCCACTGGCACATAGAAACTGAACTCCATCTTGCCAACGAACAGTTTATTAAAACTACACGTCAATCGTTTTTACTGCAAATCGCGCCTTTTTTAGGTATTCCCATAGGTTTTGGATTTGCAGGATTAATTTGGTTGAGTTGGCAAACTGCTTTCAGCCTCAAATTTTTGAACTTGAAATGGATTTATGAAGATTGGAATTTTGTTAGTGGTTGCCTACTGATTGGTTTTAGCATTGGTTTAGTCATTCGGATGAATGCTTTTTTTCCAAATCTCAAAACTGCTAATTACCAAGCTAATGAAAATTTACCTAACTTGTTAGCTAATCCCTCTGCCATCCCCATAGATAGTACTAGTGTCTGCTTGGTCGGCCAATTGTTAGGTCGCTCTGGCACAGCAAATTCTGTAGCACAAGACTTTATATTAAAGTCCAGCACTGGTTTGGTGAAATTGCACCACGTTCCTTGGCTATGCTTGGGGCAGAAAGTCCATCTTCCAGATTTGATTGGACGGCAAGTTACTGTCATAGGCTGGTTCCGTCGTGGCGCAACACCTTGGATCGATATCCAGTCTGTACAAACTCAAACTGGAGCCACCCTTTATAGTCCTCATCCGATTTGGTCTACCATTTTGGCCATAGCCGCACAGGCTTGGGGTGCATACATTTTTCTTCTAGGTTAG
- the prfC gene encoding peptide chain release factor 3: protein MSTEIQSELHQAVELRRNFAIISHPDAGKTTLTEKLLLYGGAIHEAGAVKARRAQRKATSDWMAMEQQRGISITSTVLQFEYRNCQINLLDTPGHQDFSEDTYRTLAAADNAVMLIDVAKGLEPQTRKLFEVCKLRGLPIFTFVNKLDRPGREPLELLDEIEQELGLQTYAVNWPIGMGDRFKGVFDRQQQQIHLFERSAHGSKEALDTVVDLGDATIEQLLEPELYYQLKNDLELLDGVGPELDLELVHQGKMTPVFFGSAMTNFGVELFLKSFLDCALKPGVHNSSVGEVPPTYPEFSGFVFKLQANMDPKHRDRIAFVRVCTGRFEKDMTVNHARTGKVVRLSRPQKLFAQERESIDTAYPGDVIGLNNPGVFAIGDTIYTGQKLEYEGIPYFSPELFATLRNPNPSKFKQFQKGISELREEGAVQIMYSTDEAKRDPILAAVGQLQFEVVQFRLQNEYGVETILDVLPYSVARWVAGGWEALNKVGRLFNTTTVKDSMDRPVLLFRNEWNCHQLQEDHPDLKLSAIAPVLYGQSSVES from the coding sequence ATGTCAACGGAAATTCAATCAGAACTCCATCAAGCAGTAGAACTGCGACGCAATTTTGCGATTATTTCGCACCCTGACGCGGGTAAAACGACACTGACAGAAAAATTGCTGCTGTACGGAGGTGCGATTCATGAAGCTGGTGCGGTAAAAGCGAGACGGGCGCAGCGCAAGGCTACTTCCGACTGGATGGCGATGGAACAACAACGGGGTATTTCCATTACCTCCACCGTCTTACAGTTTGAATACCGTAATTGTCAGATTAACTTATTAGACACCCCCGGACACCAAGATTTTAGTGAAGATACTTACCGCACTCTTGCCGCCGCCGATAATGCGGTGATGTTAATAGATGTGGCGAAAGGTTTGGAACCCCAAACCCGCAAATTATTTGAAGTATGCAAATTGCGGGGTTTGCCAATTTTCACCTTTGTAAATAAACTCGACCGTCCGGGTAGAGAACCTTTAGAACTGTTAGATGAAATTGAACAGGAACTAGGGTTGCAGACTTATGCAGTGAATTGGCCAATTGGGATGGGCGATCGCTTTAAGGGTGTTTTTGATCGTCAGCAACAACAAATTCACTTGTTTGAACGTAGCGCCCACGGTAGTAAAGAAGCCCTAGATACTGTTGTTGACTTGGGTGATGCCACAATTGAACAACTACTAGAACCAGAATTGTACTACCAACTCAAAAATGATCTGGAACTTTTAGACGGGGTCGGCCCGGAACTAGATTTGGAATTAGTGCATCAAGGCAAAATGACTCCGGTGTTCTTTGGTAGCGCCATGACCAACTTTGGCGTAGAGTTATTCCTCAAGTCTTTCCTTGACTGTGCCTTAAAACCAGGTGTTCACAACAGCAGCGTTGGTGAAGTTCCCCCCACCTATCCGGAATTTTCCGGTTTTGTGTTCAAGTTGCAAGCCAATATGGATCCAAAACACCGCGATCGCATCGCTTTTGTCCGGGTCTGCACTGGCAGATTTGAAAAAGATATGACAGTCAATCACGCCCGCACAGGCAAAGTTGTGCGTTTATCTCGTCCGCAAAAACTTTTTGCTCAAGAACGGGAATCGATTGATACAGCATATCCAGGTGATGTCATCGGGTTAAACAACCCTGGCGTGTTTGCGATCGGCGATACCATTTATACAGGGCAGAAGCTGGAATATGAGGGGATTCCCTATTTTTCACCAGAACTGTTTGCTACCCTGAGAAACCCCAACCCCTCAAAGTTTAAGCAATTTCAAAAAGGTATTTCGGAATTGCGCGAAGAAGGTGCTGTGCAGATTATGTACTCAACTGATGAAGCCAAACGCGACCCAATTTTGGCCGCGGTGGGTCAGTTGCAATTTGAAGTGGTGCAGTTTCGCCTACAAAATGAGTATGGTGTAGAAACAATTCTCGATGTATTACCCTACAGCGTCGCCCGTTGGGTAGCCGGTGGGTGGGAAGCTTTGAATAAGGTGGGACGTTTATTCAACACCACCACAGTCAAAGACAGTATGGATCGACCAGTGCTGCTATTCCGCAATGAGTGGAATTGCCATCAGTTACAAGAAGACCATCCAGATTTAAAATTAAGCGCGATCGCCCCGGTACTTTATGGTCAATCATCAGTGGAATCTTGA
- a CDS encoding DUF4870 domain-containing protein, which yields MYDPDKRKLLSALCHGAIFFSTTFVSVGIPIAMLFIANDPVVLENAKESINFHFNVWIYGIIITSFIWLTFGLLFPLIGIGYLLHWGLTIWAIASVFTDPDQPFRYPFIFRVL from the coding sequence ATGTACGACCCAGACAAGCGAAAGCTGTTATCTGCCTTATGTCATGGAGCAATTTTTTTCAGTACGACTTTTGTGTCAGTTGGGATACCGATCGCGATGCTGTTTATTGCTAATGATCCGGTAGTGCTAGAAAATGCCAAAGAATCTATTAATTTTCACTTTAATGTTTGGATTTATGGAATTATTATTACATCATTCATCTGGCTCACTTTTGGTTTGTTATTTCCCCTAATTGGTATCGGCTATTTGCTGCATTGGGGATTAACAATTTGGGCGATCGCCAGTGTTTTTACCGATCCAGACCAACCCTTCCGCTATCCCTTCATTTTCCGTGTTCTATAA